The genomic DNA TTGAATTGGGCTCGTCTCTCCTCAATTTGGCAAACAACCTTTGGTCTGGCTTGCTGTGCAATTGAAATGATGGCAACTTCGGCATCACATTACGATTTTGACAGATTTGGTGTGATTCCCAGACCAAGCCCAAGACAATCTGATGTTATTATTATATCAGGAACCGTTACCCTGAAGATGGCTACCCGAATCAAAAGAATTTACGAACAGATGCCCGATCCAAAATATGTAATTTCGATGGGCAGTTGTTCAAATTGTGGCGGTCCATACTGGGAACACGGATATCATGTTTTAAAAGGTGTCGACAGAGTTATTCCTGTTGATGTGTATGTCCCCGGCTGTCCCCCAAGACCCGAAGCTCTTCTCGAAGGATTGCTTAAGCTTCAGGAAAAAATCAGAAATGAATCTTTGATCAAATCGGCATAACAGATGAAAACATTCGAAGAACTCGTTGAACTATTAAAATCTAAATTTACCGGGGAATCAGATATTGAAGCCCGCAAAGAAGGCACGGAAGATGTCATTCTTGTGAATCCCCTTATTATAAAAGATGTTTGCAGTTTTCTAGCCACTGAAGCTGAGTTGAAATTCGACTCACTTGTTCTGCTTTCAGGAGCGGATGATGAGAATGGTGAGAAAATCAAGCATGAAGATGAATCGTTCGATATTCAAGGTGGCACACTCAGTGTTTACTACCATATCGAATCCACTTCCCTCGTACACAAATTAACCCTTAGAGTTTCCGTCGACCGGGAAAATCCTGTCACTCAGTCTGTATCCACCGTTTGGAGATGTGCCGACTGGCATGAACGGGAAGCTTTTGACATGTATGGTTTCATTTTCGAGGGCCACCCCAATCTTATCAGAATCTTGATGCCTTACGACTGGGAATTTGGATACCCCCTCAGAAAAGATTATAAAAATCCGGAATTTTATCACGGAATGAAAGTGCCTTACTAAAAACTGCCATGACGAATAAAATAACTTCAAACTTAAAAACTGATGAAATGGTCCTTAACATGGGACCACAACACCCGTCTACTCACGGTGTTCTCCGTGTGGAACTTAAAATAGATGGTGAAAAGATCATCCATGCGGAACCGCATCTTGGTTATCTGCACAGATGCTTCGAAAAACATTGCGAGGCAATGACATATCCTCAGGTAATTCCCTATGTTGACCGTATGGACTACCTTGCCGCCATGAATAACGAGCTCGGTTATGTGATTGCAGTCGAAAAACTCCTGAAAATTGAAATTCCTGAGAGAGTTGAATACATTCGTGTAATTATGAGTGAATTACAGCGGATTGCTTCGCACCTTGTGGCTCTCGGAACTTTCGGACTCGATGTCGGAGCTTTCACACCATTTCTGTTCACATTCCGTGACAGAGAAAAAATCCTCAATCTTTTCGAGATCACCTGCGGTGCAAGACTGCTATACAATTATATATGGGTTGGTGGGGTATCTCATGATCTTCATCCTGACTTTTTAAGATTAACAAAAGAATTTATCGAATATTTCAGACCAAAAGTTGAAGAGCTTAACGGTCTGCTGACATATAACAAGATCTTTATCGAAAGAACCGCCAATATCGGTGTGCTTCCTGATGATCTGGCTGTTAATTATGGAGTTTCGGGTCCGAGCTTAAGAGGTTCCGGATTCAAATGGGATATCCGTAAAAATGATCCTTATTCCATCTACAACAGATTTGATTTTGATGTTCCGGTTGGTCAGGGTCTCGCCGGTACTCTTGGCGACTGTTGGGACAGATACTATGTCCGCGTTCTGGAACTGGAACAGAGTCTCCGGATTCTTGAACAGGCTATCGAACAGATACCCGAAGGTGATGTAACTTCCGCCATTCCCAAAAGAGTGAAGCCAAATGAAGGAATCGCTTACGCAAGAGTTGAAAACCCTAAAGGTGAGCTCGGCTATTTTATAATCAGTAAAGGCGGACTGCAACCTGCCAGAGTGAAAGTGCGTCCACCTTCTTTCGTAAATTTAAGCGTATTCTCCGAAATTGCCAAAGGACACATGGTTAGTGATGTCGTAGCAATTCTCGGCAGTCTTGATATTGTTTTGGGAGAGATCGACAGATGACAATGTTTAATTTTTGGGACTTTCTTATTATCCTCCTTTACGCCATCGTGCCGCTCGTGTTTATTATTCCTTTTGCCCTGATGGCAGTTTTTGCAGAACGAAAAATTTCAGCCTGGATTCAGAACCGTGTAGGTCCCAACAGAACAGGTCCCGGTGGCTGGTTTCAGACGACTGCGGATATTCTTAAACTGATGCAGAAAGAAGATATTGTTGCCTCAGGAGCAGACAAAAAACTCTTTCTGATAGCACCAATTGTAGTGTTTCTCGGAAGCTACGCTGCATATGCCGCACTTCCCTTTACATCGGTTTATATTGGCACAAATATCAACCTTGGAGTTCTGTTCATGGTTGCCATATCCGGGTATGTTGTAGCAGGTATTGTATTCGCCGGATGGGCTTCAGACAACAAATACTCAATTATGGGTTCGATGAGATCGGCTTCACAGCTCGTAAGCTATGAAATTCCGACTCTCTTTGTTATCATCTCGATTTTTGCAGTTACCCAGCAGTTCAATCTTCATGAGCTGAGCGAAATGCAGACTTCAAATATCTTTAACTGGGGTATTTTTGGTTTTGCCGATCTCGGGTTCAAAAGGATTCTGCTCATTCCTGCGCTATTTACTTTGATGATTATTCTCTTTATCAGTACTCTTGCCGAAGTAAACCGGACACCGTTCGATCTTCCGGAAGCAGAGTCGGAACTGGTTGCGGGCTTTCACACCGAATACAGCGGAATGAAATTTGCACTTTTCTTCCTCTCAGAGTATGCAAACATGTTTGCAGTCTCAGCTCTGGTAACCTCATTTTTTCTCGGTGGATATCAATCACCGTTTGGTTACCTCGGTAGACTTTTGGGATGGGAATGGCTTGTTCCGGTTGAACAGGTTTTCTGGTTCCTGAGTAAAGGTCTGATTCTGGTAGCTGTTCAGATTTGGATGAGATGGTCACTCCCCCGCTTAAGAATGGATCAGCTTATGAAAGTGTGCTGGAAATATCTGATACCAATAGCTTTTATATGTTTTATTTACATCACGATTGTAATGTATATCTAGTATGATGAACGCAATAACTACATATCTCAATGAGATAAAATCAGCAGTAATGACTACTCTTATCGGTATGAAAATTACCTGGAAGAATATGTTTTATGAGTCTGTAACAATACAATATCCGGAGGTTAAGCCGATTCTTCCCGAAAGGACAAGAAACCGCTTATATGTTAACATGGATGACTGCATCGGTTGCGACCAGTGTGCGAGAGCATGCCCGGTCAGTTGTATTGATATAGAGACCGTTAAGTGTGTACCCGGGGAAGACCTTGGTAAAACAAGTAACGGCAAGAAGAAAATGCTTTGGGTTACTAAATTCGATATCGATTTCGCGAAGTGCTGCTATTGCCAGCTTTGCGTTTTCCCTTGTCCGACCGATTGCATTTACATGACTGATGTCTATGAATTTTCTGAATACGACCGGTCAGCACTTATTTACAACTTTGCGACTTTAACACCTGAGGAATCTGCTGAAAAGAAAGAGAACTTCAGGATACTTGCTGAAAGCAAAGCCAAACCTGTACAACCAAATACGGCAAGTTAGTTTATGGAATTATTTGATTTATTCTTCTATATTTTTGCGACCGTTATTGTTATCTCGGGAGCAGTTACTGTTCTGAATAAAAACCTTATTTACGCTGCTTTTTCCCTTCTTGTTCTCCTAAGCAGTGTGGCTGCAATGTTTTTTATTCTCGGAGCTGAATTTCTGGCGATGGTCCAGATACTGATCTATGTTGGTGGTATTCTTATCCTGGTCGTTTTCGGTATAATGTTGACAGGACAGGTTAAAGCGGTACCAATAAGAGAGAATTTCTTTTATCTGCTTCTGGCGTCGGTTACGACGGGTTTGCTCTGCGGTCTGCTTGTTACGGGCATTACCTCTCTTCCTTCGAAGATGCTTGGCGCAAATATCGTATCGACTCCGATAAAGGATTTAGGAAATTTATTAATTGGCAAGTATTATTTAATTTTTGGTGTACTCGGTGTACTGCTGTTGGTCATTCTGATTGCGGCTGCGGGTATGGCACGAAACAATAAAGATTAGTTATGGTTGGTCTAAATCATTTTCTTATACTTTCATCGATTCTTTTTTGCCTCGGAATTTTTGGTGTCATAACCAGAAAAAATGCCATCACGGTATTAATGGGGCTCGAAATGATACTAAATGCAGCATCTCTGAACTTTGTGGCAATCTCCCGTTTCACTGATATGGCAGCTCACGGACAGGTAATTTCCCTGTTTATAATTGTGCTTGCAGCATCAGAGGCAGCCATTGCGCTTGCAATAGTTCTGAATCTCTATAAAAATTACTCTAATGTAAATGTTGATGAAATTAATACTTTAAAAGATTAAAGAATGAATACTCTCACTATTTATCAGATACTGATAGTCTTGTTGCCTCTTTCGGGCTTCCTGGTGGCTGTTCTTAGTCCCAGGAGCATGAAGAAGTCGTACATCGCAGAAGTAAGCATTATGTTTGTTTCGCTTCTCATGGCAGCATTTCTGTTTATTACCAAAATCCACGATTATCCTGATGAAACGATTCGATACTCATTCGTTTTGTTTTCTCTCTCCGGTGCGGGAGAAGGATTCAAATTCATGGTTGACCTCACAATGGACAACATGACTGTTTCTCTTCTCTTCATGGTAACCCTGATCAGTTTTCTTGTGCACTTCTTCTCTTTGGAGTATATGCATGATGAGCCACTGAAAAACAGGTACTTCGGATATCTTGGACTTTTCACCTTCTCGATGCTCGGTCTTCTAAGTACCGGAAGCATCATGTTCATTTACATCTTTTGGGAACTCGTCGGTCTCTCATCATATCTGTTGATCGGATTTTGGGGATTCAAGGATGAAGCTGCAAATGCGTGCAGTAAGGCTTTCATCACTAACCGTGTTGGTGATTTCGGCTTCTTTCTCGGAATTTTAATGCTTTTCATCACCTACGGTACATTTGACCTTTTTGTCATATTTGATATGATCGGAAAAGGTCAGTATCCACTAGGAAGTGAAATGTGGCTGACAGTAACGGGCCTGCTCCTTTTTGCCGGAGCGGTTGGCAAATCAGCTCAATTCCCTCTCCATGTGTGGCTTCCCGATGCGATGGCGGGTCCGACTCCGGTGAGTGCTCTCATCCACGCTGCCACGATGGTTGCTGCCGGTGTTTACATGATCGTTAGACTCTTTCCAATGTTTACAGAGAGTGCGTTCCTTATCATCGGAATAATTGGTGGATTTTCGGCTCTTATGGCTGCCACTATAGCTCTCACACAGTTGGATATCAAGAAAATTCTCGCTTACTCAACAGTCAGCCAACTCGGTTTAATGGTTCTGGCGGTAGGTGTAGGTGCATACCAGGCGGCGATTATTCATCTCCTGTTTCATGCATTTTTCAAAGCAGGTCTCTTTCTCGGATCAGGTTCCATTATCCATGCAACCCACACACAGGATATCATGGATATGGGCGGATTGAGAAAGAAAATGCCGGTAACTTTCTACACCACCTTGATTTACTCACTGTCGCTCGTAGGTTTTCCTTTAACGATTGGTTTCCTGAGTAAAGAGATGATACTTACTTCATCTATCACTCTTGGCTCACTTTCCGGCAACTATATCTATTTTATCTTTGCCGTTCTCACAAGTACTTTGACATCATTCTACATCTTTAGATATGTCTTTTTGATATTCTTCGGGGAACCAAGAAATCATCACGCCTATGAGCATGCTCACGATTTCAATATATTCATAAAACTGCCACTCATACTACTCGCGGCACTCTGTTTCTTTTTCCTGTTTACTTTCAATCCGATTACACTTCACGGAACCTATCTTACGGAATTGCTTTTTAGATTGCCAAAAATATTGCTTCCTGCCAGTGTAACATATCCATTCCTGACTTCTGCAGGTGAAGGAACAATCTACTCGGAAGCATATATGCACACTTTGCATGGATCGGAAATAATAGTTACCGTCATTTCCGGGTTGATTATCACCTTTGGAATTGGTACTGCGTGGTACATGTATATGAATAAAAAAATGTTGCCAAAAGTCCCAGAAGGATTTCTTGGTAAAATGTACCTTTTCTCACAAAAAGCATGGTACATCGATGCGCTTTATGATGCAACAATAATAAGAGTAACTTATCTGACAGCTACTCTAATGACTTTGATTGACAGATATGTTATCGATGGTGCAGTAAATCTTGGTGCAAAAATAACAATGATGCTCGGCAGATTTGGTGCAGCTTTCGATCGCTATGTCGTTGACGGGCTCGTTAACCTCGTTGCCTGGATTAATGGCATAGCAAGCATGATAATAAGAAAATTCCAGACCGGGAAGGTACAGACCTATCTGACTCTCGTTATGGTGTTCATAGTAATTTTTGTAATGTATATTTTTTCTAATTAAAGAAACCGGAAGAATATAAGATGTCACAATTTCCGTATCTTTCAGTACTGACCTTTCTACCCCTTATTGCGGCACTCGCTTTAATCTTTGTGCCGGCTGAAAAGAAAAACGCCATTAGATATACCGCTCTGGGTGTGGTTATCGTTCAACTGATCCTGACAGTTTTGTTGTGGATGAACTTTAACTTTGACCTCTCAGGGATTAAAGATATAAAAGGATATCAGTTTATCGAGAAGTTTACCTGGATTTACATGACAGGTCTCCCCGTATTCGATACCTTCAAGATTGATTATTTCCTTGCAATCGATGGACTCAGTTTGCCGATGGTGATACTGAGCTCAATTATCGCTTTTGTTGCGGTTATATCTTCATGGAATATTGAAGATTCGACCCACAAACCGAATTCGAGCAAAGGTTATTTCATTCTTCTTCTTATCCTCAACACCGGTACTCTTGGTGTTTTCGTAGCACTCGATTTCTTCTTGTTCTATGTGTTCTGGGAACTCGTACTACTACCGATGTACTTCCTGATTGGTATCTGGGGAGGTCCGAGAAGAGAATATGCTGCCATTAAGTTCTTTATTTACACTCTTGCCGGATCAGTGCTGATATTGCTTGCAATAATCGGACTTTATCTGAGTGTACAGGAAACGGTTGATGGAAAGACAATTCATACTTTCAACATGCTTGCCATGATGGACAGTACGAATTTTTCAAAAGACGGCATCATGTCGCTGTTGAATCCAAACAATTTCCGCTTCCTCGCATTTCTCGGTTTGTTTATCGGGTTTGCTATTAAAATCCCTCTTTTCCCGTTCCATACATGGCTCCCTGATGCGCATGTTGAGGCACCAACTCCAATATCAGTAATTCTTGCTGGTGTTCTCCTGAAAATGGGTGGTTATGCGATCTTAAGAATAATTTACCCGATTTTCCCCGAGCAGGTTCATCAGTGGGCATACTGGATTGCTTTCCTCGGAATGATTAACATTGTTTATGGTGCTTTCTGCGCCCTGGGACAAAAGGATTTCAAGAAATTGATCGCCTACTCCTCTGTTTCTCATATGGGTTTTGTGGTTCTTGGAATTGCTGCTTTCAACGAGTTTGGTCTTGCCGGTGGAGTTCTTCAGATGTTCAACCACGGTACCGTAACAGCAATGTTATTCCTTATCGTGGGGGTAATCTATGAACGCACAGGTAAGAGAGGCCTTGACGATTTCGGCGGGCTTGCATCCGTTGTACCAATGTACACCGGAATCGTGACCCTTG from Bacteroidota bacterium includes the following:
- a CDS encoding NADH-quinone oxidoreductase subunit B, coding for MGVLDKEFLQENIVVTNLEALLNWARLSSIWQTTFGLACCAIEMMATSASHYDFDRFGVIPRPSPRQSDVIIISGTVTLKMATRIKRIYEQMPDPKYVISMGSCSNCGGPYWEHGYHVLKGVDRVIPVDVYVPGCPPRPEALLEGLLKLQEKIRNESLIKSA
- a CDS encoding NADH-quinone oxidoreductase subunit C; this translates as MKTFEELVELLKSKFTGESDIEARKEGTEDVILVNPLIIKDVCSFLATEAELKFDSLVLLSGADDENGEKIKHEDESFDIQGGTLSVYYHIESTSLVHKLTLRVSVDRENPVTQSVSTVWRCADWHEREAFDMYGFIFEGHPNLIRILMPYDWEFGYPLRKDYKNPEFYHGMKVPY
- a CDS encoding NADH-quinone oxidoreductase subunit D — protein: MTNKITSNLKTDEMVLNMGPQHPSTHGVLRVELKIDGEKIIHAEPHLGYLHRCFEKHCEAMTYPQVIPYVDRMDYLAAMNNELGYVIAVEKLLKIEIPERVEYIRVIMSELQRIASHLVALGTFGLDVGAFTPFLFTFRDREKILNLFEITCGARLLYNYIWVGGVSHDLHPDFLRLTKEFIEYFRPKVEELNGLLTYNKIFIERTANIGVLPDDLAVNYGVSGPSLRGSGFKWDIRKNDPYSIYNRFDFDVPVGQGLAGTLGDCWDRYYVRVLELEQSLRILEQAIEQIPEGDVTSAIPKRVKPNEGIAYARVENPKGELGYFIISKGGLQPARVKVRPPSFVNLSVFSEIAKGHMVSDVVAILGSLDIVLGEIDR
- a CDS encoding NADH-quinone oxidoreductase subunit H; translation: MFNFWDFLIILLYAIVPLVFIIPFALMAVFAERKISAWIQNRVGPNRTGPGGWFQTTADILKLMQKEDIVASGADKKLFLIAPIVVFLGSYAAYAALPFTSVYIGTNINLGVLFMVAISGYVVAGIVFAGWASDNKYSIMGSMRSASQLVSYEIPTLFVIISIFAVTQQFNLHELSEMQTSNIFNWGIFGFADLGFKRILLIPALFTLMIILFISTLAEVNRTPFDLPEAESELVAGFHTEYSGMKFALFFLSEYANMFAVSALVTSFFLGGYQSPFGYLGRLLGWEWLVPVEQVFWFLSKGLILVAVQIWMRWSLPRLRMDQLMKVCWKYLIPIAFICFIYITIVMYI
- a CDS encoding NADH-quinone oxidoreductase subunit I; translated protein: MMNAITTYLNEIKSAVMTTLIGMKITWKNMFYESVTIQYPEVKPILPERTRNRLYVNMDDCIGCDQCARACPVSCIDIETVKCVPGEDLGKTSNGKKKMLWVTKFDIDFAKCCYCQLCVFPCPTDCIYMTDVYEFSEYDRSALIYNFATLTPEESAEKKENFRILAESKAKPVQPNTAS
- a CDS encoding NADH-quinone oxidoreductase subunit J encodes the protein MELFDLFFYIFATVIVISGAVTVLNKNLIYAAFSLLVLLSSVAAMFFILGAEFLAMVQILIYVGGILILVVFGIMLTGQVKAVPIRENFFYLLLASVTTGLLCGLLVTGITSLPSKMLGANIVSTPIKDLGNLLIGKYYLIFGVLGVLLLVILIAAAGMARNNKD
- the nuoK gene encoding NADH-quinone oxidoreductase subunit NuoK, translated to MVGLNHFLILSSILFCLGIFGVITRKNAITVLMGLEMILNAASLNFVAISRFTDMAAHGQVISLFIIVLAASEAAIALAIVLNLYKNYSNVNVDEINTLKD
- the nuoL gene encoding NADH-quinone oxidoreductase subunit L, yielding MNTLTIYQILIVLLPLSGFLVAVLSPRSMKKSYIAEVSIMFVSLLMAAFLFITKIHDYPDETIRYSFVLFSLSGAGEGFKFMVDLTMDNMTVSLLFMVTLISFLVHFFSLEYMHDEPLKNRYFGYLGLFTFSMLGLLSTGSIMFIYIFWELVGLSSYLLIGFWGFKDEAANACSKAFITNRVGDFGFFLGILMLFITYGTFDLFVIFDMIGKGQYPLGSEMWLTVTGLLLFAGAVGKSAQFPLHVWLPDAMAGPTPVSALIHAATMVAAGVYMIVRLFPMFTESAFLIIGIIGGFSALMAATIALTQLDIKKILAYSTVSQLGLMVLAVGVGAYQAAIIHLLFHAFFKAGLFLGSGSIIHATHTQDIMDMGGLRKKMPVTFYTTLIYSLSLVGFPLTIGFLSKEMILTSSITLGSLSGNYIYFIFAVLTSTLTSFYIFRYVFLIFFGEPRNHHAYEHAHDFNIFIKLPLILLAALCFFFLFTFNPITLHGTYLTELLFRLPKILLPASVTYPFLTSAGEGTIYSEAYMHTLHGSEIIVTVISGLIITFGIGTAWYMYMNKKMLPKVPEGFLGKMYLFSQKAWYIDALYDATIIRVTYLTATLMTLIDRYVIDGAVNLGAKITMMLGRFGAAFDRYVVDGLVNLVAWINGIASMIIRKFQTGKVQTYLTLVMVFIVIFVMYIFSN
- a CDS encoding NADH-quinone oxidoreductase subunit M, which gives rise to MSQFPYLSVLTFLPLIAALALIFVPAEKKNAIRYTALGVVIVQLILTVLLWMNFNFDLSGIKDIKGYQFIEKFTWIYMTGLPVFDTFKIDYFLAIDGLSLPMVILSSIIAFVAVISSWNIEDSTHKPNSSKGYFILLLILNTGTLGVFVALDFFLFYVFWELVLLPMYFLIGIWGGPRREYAAIKFFIYTLAGSVLILLAIIGLYLSVQETVDGKTIHTFNMLAMMDSTNFSKDGIMSLLNPNNFRFLAFLGLFIGFAIKIPLFPFHTWLPDAHVEAPTPISVILAGVLLKMGGYAILRIIYPIFPEQVHQWAYWIAFLGMINIVYGAFCALGQKDFKKLIAYSSVSHMGFVVLGIAAFNEFGLAGGVLQMFNHGTVTAMLFLIVGVIYERTGKRGLDDFGGLASVVPMYTGIVTLAFFAAFGLPGLSSFVSELMIFIGAFSNESIRVLTIVSAIGIVMGAVYMLRALQKIFLGKVKEEYKSLKDLTIREYIMFVPLAIIVIIFGIYPTPMLDIMNKTISNLLVALGK